In a single window of the Elaeis guineensis isolate ETL-2024a chromosome 8, EG11, whole genome shotgun sequence genome:
- the LOC105050575 gene encoding GCN5-related N-acetyltransferase 5, chloroplastic-like, with product MASPSTSLSLQGSLPPYLKHMIRCFPPPPPTCTHPTCAIRAPSPPQRPSVERGTLESRRQILETFRYTRQIAQGWLEIHHVKDDKELEAAALLLAEPYSRAMHLSDGTMPVAAFVLKQDMAERRVLVPHVALLVGFYYKDRDGEEAELACTADISFDAIGAHPSPGTPRPPKEYPYIGNVAVKKTLRRKGIGSQLIKACEELIIQMKAERKVYLHCRVTDTGPLRLYEKTGYKVVKTDSILVWLRCKPRRYLMSKELPLNTDEKQSDASDCKHCPI from the exons ATGGCGTCTCCCTCCACCTCCCTCTCCCTCCAGGGATCCCTCCCGCCCTACCTAAAGCACATGATCCGCTGCTTCCCTCCCCCACCACCAACTTGTACCCATCCAACCTGCGCCATCCGTGCGCCTTCTCCCCCGCAGAGACCCTCCGTCGAACGTGGTACCCTCGAGTCCCGCCGCCAAATCCTCGAAACGTTCCGCTACACCCGCCAGATCGCCCAGGGATGGCTGGAGATCCACCATGTGAAAGACGACAAGGAGCTGGAGGCCGCCGCCCTCCTCCTTGCCGAGCCATATAGCAGGGCCATGCACCTGTCGGACGGCACCATGCCCGTCGCCGCCTTTGTGTTGAAGCAAGATATGGCCGAGCGGCGGGTTCTGGTTCCGCATGTGGCGTTGCTCGTCGGGTTCTATTACAAGGACAGGGATGGGGAAGAGGCGGAGTTGGCTTGCACTGCCGATATCTCTTTTGACGCCATCGGGGCGCATCCTTCTCCCGGCACGCCTCGCCCCCCTAAGGAATATCCATACATTGGCAACGTCGCTGTGAAGAAGACGCTTCGGAG AAAAGGGATTGGTTCGCAACTTATAAAGGCATGTGAAGAACTGATAATTCAGATGAAGGCTGAAAGAAAAGTATACCTTCATTGCAGAGTGACTGATACAGGTCCACTCAGATTGTACGAGAAAACTGGCTATAAGGTTGTCAAGACAGACAGCATCTTGGTTTGGCTGCGCTGTAAACCGCGCAGGTACTTGATGTCCAAAGAATTGCCGCTGAACACGGATGAGAAGCAGTCTGATGCCTCGGATTGCAAACATTGTCCCATCTGA
- the LOC105050309 gene encoding uncharacterized protein, with the protein MSQGATPPATVAQLGYAVELYFDPALENQVLKAWNVLARRQISTQLIEMAARPHLTLLSSPSLDPLKLHSALRSLASRLDPLPLSLSSVGAFPSSSSSNIAAGGGGGGGGVLFLAPTPSSALLHVHSQLCDALKKEGVELPEEFRPDAWVPHCSVAQDVPRSRMAEAFCILRDLKLPVSGYAMDIGVVEFSPVREIFSFPLGSALDA; encoded by the coding sequence ATGTCGCAGGGTGCAACGCCGCCAGCGACGGTGGCGCAGCTGGGGTACGCGGTGGAGCTATACTTTGATCCGGCGCTGGAGAACCAGGTGCTGAAGGCATGGAACGTGCTGGCCCGGCGGCAGATCAGCACCCAGCTTATCGAGATGGCCGCCCGGCCCCACCTCACTCTCCTCTCCTCCCCCTCCCTCGACCCCCTCAAGCTCCATTCCGCCCTCCGCTCCCTCGCCTCCCGCCTCGAccccctccccctctccctctcctccgttGGTGcctttccttcctcttcctcctccaatatagccgcaggcggcggcggcggcggcggcggagtcCTCTTCCTCGCTCCCACCCCGTCATCTGCCCTCCTCCACGTCCACTCCCAGCTTTGCGACGCCCTCAAGAAGGAAGGGGTGGAGTTGCCTGAGGAGTTCCGGCCCGATGCCTGGGTCCCCCACTGCTCCGTGGCCCAGGACGTCCCCAGGAGCCGGATGGCTGAGGCCTTCTGCATCCTCCGCGACCTCAAGCTCCCCGTTTCTGGCTACGCCATGGATATTGGCGTCGTGGAATTCTCGCCCGTCCGGGAGATCTTCTCCTTTCCTCTCGGAAGCGCCCTCGATGCCTAG